In one Micromonospora polyrhachis genomic region, the following are encoded:
- a CDS encoding RNA-guided endonuclease InsQ/TnpB family protein, which produces MSRTVKRAFKYRFYPTEAQAAELSCTFGCVRKVYNMALQARTEAWALRQERINYNATSAMLTAWKKTEELAFLNEVSSVPLQQALRHLQTAFTNFFANRTRYPSFKSRKKSRKSAEYTTSAFRYHSDGRLTLAKMAEPLDVVWSRPLPEGVSPSTVTVSQDAAGRWFVALLCDDVIAQTAATGQVGIDVGLDSLLTLSTGEKITNPRHERADRARLARAQRRLARKQKGSINRAKARLKVARVHARIIDRRRDHLHKLTTRLVRENCEYGWVLSRAVV; this is translated from the coding sequence GTGTCCAGGACTGTGAAGCGGGCGTTCAAGTACCGCTTCTACCCGACCGAGGCGCAGGCGGCGGAGTTGTCGTGCACGTTCGGTTGCGTCCGGAAGGTCTACAACATGGCGTTGCAGGCCCGCACCGAGGCATGGGCACTGCGGCAGGAACGGATCAACTACAACGCCACCAGCGCGATGCTCACTGCGTGGAAGAAGACCGAGGAGTTGGCGTTCCTCAACGAGGTCTCCTCCGTGCCGTTGCAGCAGGCCCTGCGGCACCTGCAAACCGCGTTCACCAACTTTTTCGCCAACCGCACCCGGTACCCGAGCTTCAAGTCCAGGAAGAAGTCCCGCAAGTCGGCCGAGTACACCACCAGCGCGTTCCGCTACCACAGCGACGGGCGGCTGACCCTGGCGAAGATGGCTGAACCCCTCGACGTCGTGTGGTCGCGGCCGTTGCCCGAGGGGGTATCGCCGTCGACCGTGACGGTGTCGCAGGACGCCGCTGGACGCTGGTTCGTAGCCCTGCTGTGCGACGACGTGATCGCCCAGACGGCCGCCACCGGCCAGGTCGGGATCGACGTCGGGCTCGACAGCCTGCTCACCCTCTCCACCGGGGAGAAGATCACCAACCCGCGCCATGAACGTGCCGACCGGGCCCGGCTCGCCCGCGCCCAGCGCCGGCTCGCCCGCAAGCAGAAAGGGTCGATCAACCGGGCCAAGGCCCGGCTGAAGGTAGCCCGTGTTCACGCCCGGATCATCGACCGCAGGCGGGATCACCTGCACAAACTGACTACTCGGCTCGTTCGTGAGAACTGTGAGTATGGGTGGGTGCTGTCCCGGGCCGTGGTCTGA
- a CDS encoding homoserine dehydrogenase translates to MRLALLGCGTVGAEVVRLLHEQATDLAARIGAPLEIAGIAVRRLGRDRGPLPVDPSLFTTDALSLVKRDDVDVVVEVVGGIEPARTWLVEALRAGKSVVTANKALLAEDGGTLHDAALDGGADLYYEAAVAGAIPLLRPLRESLHGDTITRVTGIVNGTTNFILSAMDATGAGFAEALDEATELGYAEADPTADVEGFDAAAKAAILASLAFHSRVGAADVYREGITEVTAADVASAKAMGCTIKLLCIAARGLDSTGTESVSVRVHPAMIPLSHPLASVGDAFNAVFVEAEAAGQLMFYGRGAGGSPTASAVLGDVVAVARNRLAGVRAASESAYAALPVRPIGEAVTRYHISLDVADRPGVLAGVAGVFARHGVSIATVRQAPAAGGPAGRGDDAVLVIVTHAAPDAALAATVEELRGLDIVGSIASVLRVEGSL, encoded by the coding sequence GTGCGGCTGGCGCTGTTGGGATGCGGCACGGTCGGTGCCGAGGTGGTCCGCCTGCTGCACGAGCAGGCCACCGACCTGGCCGCCCGGATCGGCGCTCCGTTGGAGATCGCCGGCATCGCCGTACGCCGGCTGGGCCGGGACCGGGGACCGCTACCGGTGGACCCGTCGCTGTTCACCACCGACGCCCTGAGCCTGGTGAAGCGGGACGACGTCGACGTGGTCGTCGAGGTGGTCGGCGGTATCGAGCCGGCCCGGACCTGGCTGGTCGAGGCGCTGCGGGCCGGCAAGAGCGTGGTCACCGCCAACAAGGCGCTGCTCGCCGAGGACGGCGGCACGCTGCACGACGCGGCGCTCGACGGCGGTGCGGACCTCTACTACGAGGCGGCGGTGGCCGGGGCGATCCCGCTGCTGCGTCCGCTGCGCGAGTCGCTGCACGGCGACACGATCACCCGGGTCACCGGCATCGTCAACGGCACCACCAACTTCATCCTTTCCGCGATGGACGCCACCGGGGCCGGTTTCGCCGAGGCGCTGGACGAGGCCACCGAGCTGGGCTACGCCGAGGCCGACCCGACCGCCGACGTGGAGGGCTTCGACGCCGCCGCGAAGGCGGCGATCCTGGCGTCGCTGGCCTTCCACAGCCGGGTGGGGGCCGCCGACGTCTACCGGGAGGGCATCACCGAGGTCACCGCCGCCGACGTGGCCAGTGCCAAGGCGATGGGCTGCACCATCAAGCTGCTCTGCATCGCCGCGCGTGGCCTGGACTCCACCGGCACCGAGTCGGTCAGCGTCCGGGTGCATCCGGCGATGATCCCGCTGAGCCATCCGCTGGCCAGCGTCGGTGACGCGTTCAACGCGGTCTTCGTGGAGGCGGAGGCCGCCGGGCAGCTCATGTTCTACGGCCGGGGCGCGGGCGGGTCGCCGACCGCGAGCGCGGTGCTCGGCGACGTGGTGGCGGTGGCCCGTAACCGGCTCGCCGGGGTACGGGCGGCCAGCGAGTCGGCGTACGCGGCGCTGCCGGTGCGACCGATCGGCGAGGCGGTCACCCGCTACCACATCAGCCTCGACGTGGCCGACCGGCCGGGTGTGCTGGCCGGGGTGGCCGGTGTCTTCGCTCGGCACGGCGTGTCGATCGCCACGGTGCGGCAGGCGCCGGCAGCGGGGGGTCCGGCCGGTCGGGGTGACGACGCGGTCCTGGTGATCGTCACGCACGCCGCTCCGGACGCCGCGCTGGCCGCCACCGTCGAGGAACTGCGCGGTCTGGACATCGTCGGATCGATCGCCAGTGTGCTGCGGGTGGAGGGCAGCCTCTGA
- a CDS encoding IS110 family transposase codes for MSSMLQPDPVGAPDAGDIVIGVDTHKDVHVVVVLTVTGVLLGSNSFPTTAAGYRQLLTWARSYGDLRRAGVECTGSYGAALTRYMLSQGITVIEVAYPDKATRRRRGKTDVIDAESAARAVISGSASAMAKTTDGPAEMIRMFKLAKNSALKARTQAINQLKAVLVGTDPALRESMAGLGPKTLLRRCAALAIDAAPTDTAGAAAYTLRLLARRILTLTEEIDELQKCLAAVITHHHPQLLERSGVGPDNAATLLITAGDNPQRLRSERSFAALCGASPVDASSGRTSRRRLNRGGDRQANAALYRIVLSRLHTDPETRAYRDRRLSEGKTKREIIRCLKRYVAREIYTLLQPTPA; via the coding sequence ATGTCCAGCATGCTCCAACCCGATCCTGTCGGTGCGCCCGACGCCGGCGACATCGTGATCGGTGTGGATACCCACAAAGACGTACACGTGGTGGTGGTCCTGACCGTCACCGGTGTACTGCTCGGCAGCAACAGCTTTCCCACGACCGCGGCCGGCTACCGGCAGCTGCTCACGTGGGCCCGCAGTTATGGTGACCTCCGCCGCGCCGGGGTGGAATGCACCGGCTCCTACGGCGCCGCCTTGACCCGCTACATGCTCAGCCAGGGCATCACCGTCATCGAGGTCGCCTACCCCGACAAGGCCACGCGCCGGCGTCGCGGCAAGACCGACGTCATCGACGCGGAAAGCGCCGCACGAGCGGTGATCAGCGGTAGCGCGAGCGCCATGGCGAAGACCACGGACGGGCCGGCTGAGATGATCCGCATGTTCAAACTGGCCAAGAACTCCGCGTTGAAGGCCCGTACCCAGGCGATCAACCAACTCAAGGCCGTCCTGGTCGGCACCGACCCGGCATTGCGGGAATCGATGGCCGGTCTCGGTCCGAAGACACTGCTGCGCCGCTGCGCCGCCCTGGCCATCGACGCCGCACCCACCGACACCGCTGGCGCCGCCGCCTACACCCTGCGCCTTCTCGCCCGTCGGATCCTCACACTCACCGAGGAGATCGACGAGCTGCAGAAATGCCTCGCCGCAGTGATCACACACCATCATCCGCAGTTGCTCGAACGGTCCGGGGTCGGGCCCGACAACGCCGCGACCCTGCTCATCACCGCCGGAGACAACCCCCAACGGCTGCGCAGCGAACGATCCTTCGCCGCGCTCTGCGGAGCCAGCCCCGTTGACGCTTCGTCCGGCAGAACCAGCCGTCGGCGCCTCAACCGCGGCGGCGACCGGCAAGCCAACGCCGCTCTCTACCGCATCGTCCTGTCCCGCCTGCACACCGATCCCGAGACCCGCGCCTACCGCGACCGCCGTCTCAGCGAAGGCAAAACCAAACGCGAGATCATCCGCTGCCTCAAACGCTACGTCGCCCGAGAGATCTATACCCTGCTCCAACCCACACCAGCATGA
- a CDS encoding efflux RND transporter permease subunit codes for MSLLARFSLANRGLVALIAVVLTGFGLFAVPSLKQQLLPSLEYPGAFVIAAYPGAAPEIVEAQVTEPIENSIQGIAGLNKVTSTSREGVATIQVEYEFGTDIDAAVNKMQTALGRIASQLPEGVEPTVLTGTTDDLPAVILAAGGGGDERALADKLRNAVVPELEAIDGVRTVEVTGARDQSVVITPDPVKLAKAKVQPTAIAGALQANGVSIPAGTLTGPERSLTVQVGSRIETLDELRGIYLTAPGAPPVRLGDIATVEQQLDAPTSYTRTNGKDSLGIAVTAKPDGNAVQISHDIRDRLADLRTASGAELNVVLDQAPYVEKSIKSLTTEGLLGLVMAVLVILVFLLSVRSTLVTAVSIPLSMVVALLALWIGDYSLNLLTLGALTIAVGRVVDDSIVVLENIKRHLGYGERKREAIIKGVREVAGAVTASTLTTVAVFAPIALVGGFVGQIFAPFAITVTVALLASLLVSLTVIPVLSYWFLKPATGVDAEAVRQAAEEKELRDPLQRRYLPVIEFATRRRWLTLGLGLLVLIGTFGLSTGLKTNFLDQSGQDTLSFSQEMPVGTSLAATDAAARKVEEVLARTPEVTTYQVTVGGGGMPWESGGSKSSFSLALTEDADAEQLTERLRTELTALNAGEISFGAGGGAGMGSTNQVAVVVQASDPEVLTRAAEQAQQAMAETPDVADVSTNLTGNSPRIEVVVDRAAAARVGMSEAAVGQLVAQVFRGSPVGRVVLDNEQQDVVLRLGAGPTSVEALRALPIGPVKLDDIAEISEVKGPLEVTRIDGDRSATVTGTATGSNLGETTEALKERLDKLDVPGATFTLAGVSADQEEAFADLGLAVLAAIAIVFLIMVATFRSLIQPLILLVSIPFAATGAIGLLLATGTPLGVPALIGVLMLVGIVVTNAIVLLDLVNQYRDQGMGVREAVIEGGRRRLRPILMTAIATIFALLPMAFGLTGEGGFISQPLAIVVIGGLISSTLLTLVLVPTLYTMVENTKERIRRRRSGGGAGDPAGPVGTTEEPAGVVSSTVTSNGAQAPVVASGDGPDRVESPVSAATSAEARPAPSGALVDGTDQFEVLRLPKSRRSPLPPSE; via the coding sequence ATGTCGTTGCTTGCCAGATTCAGTCTCGCCAACCGAGGCCTGGTCGCCCTCATCGCGGTGGTGCTTACGGGGTTCGGACTGTTCGCCGTCCCATCGCTGAAGCAACAACTCCTACCGTCGCTGGAGTATCCCGGCGCGTTCGTCATCGCCGCCTATCCGGGTGCCGCACCGGAGATCGTCGAGGCGCAGGTCACCGAACCGATCGAGAACAGCATCCAGGGGATCGCCGGACTCAACAAGGTCACCTCGACCTCCCGTGAGGGCGTGGCGACCATCCAGGTGGAGTACGAGTTCGGTACCGACATCGACGCCGCGGTCAACAAGATGCAGACCGCGCTTGGTCGCATCGCGAGTCAGCTGCCCGAAGGTGTCGAACCGACGGTGCTCACCGGCACCACCGACGACCTGCCTGCGGTGATCCTGGCGGCCGGCGGTGGCGGGGACGAGCGGGCGCTGGCCGACAAGTTGCGCAACGCGGTCGTACCCGAACTGGAGGCCATCGACGGCGTCCGTACCGTCGAGGTGACCGGGGCGCGGGACCAGAGCGTGGTCATCACCCCGGACCCGGTGAAGCTGGCCAAGGCCAAGGTCCAACCGACCGCGATTGCCGGTGCGTTGCAGGCCAACGGGGTCTCCATCCCGGCCGGCACGCTGACCGGTCCGGAGCGGAGCCTGACCGTGCAGGTCGGCAGCCGGATCGAGACGCTGGACGAGCTGCGCGGTATCTATCTGACCGCGCCCGGCGCCCCGCCGGTCCGGTTGGGCGACATCGCCACCGTCGAGCAGCAGCTCGACGCGCCGACCTCGTACACGCGGACCAACGGCAAGGACAGCCTCGGCATCGCGGTCACCGCCAAGCCGGACGGTAACGCGGTGCAGATCTCGCACGACATCCGGGACCGGCTCGCCGATCTGCGTACGGCGTCCGGGGCCGAACTCAACGTGGTCCTGGACCAGGCGCCGTACGTCGAGAAGTCGATCAAGAGCCTCACCACCGAGGGCCTGCTGGGCCTGGTGATGGCGGTACTGGTCATCCTGGTCTTCCTGCTGTCGGTGCGGTCCACCCTGGTCACCGCGGTCTCCATCCCGCTGTCGATGGTGGTGGCGCTGCTGGCCCTGTGGATCGGGGACTACTCGCTCAACCTGCTCACCCTCGGCGCGCTGACCATCGCGGTGGGCCGGGTGGTCGACGACTCGATCGTCGTACTGGAGAACATCAAACGACATCTCGGGTACGGCGAGCGCAAGCGTGAAGCGATCATCAAGGGCGTACGCGAGGTGGCCGGCGCGGTGACCGCCTCCACCCTGACCACGGTGGCGGTCTTCGCCCCGATCGCCCTGGTGGGCGGCTTCGTCGGGCAGATCTTCGCGCCGTTCGCGATCACCGTGACGGTGGCCCTGCTGGCCTCGCTGCTGGTGTCGCTGACCGTCATCCCGGTGCTGTCCTACTGGTTCCTCAAGCCGGCCACTGGCGTGGACGCCGAGGCGGTACGCCAGGCGGCCGAGGAGAAGGAGCTGCGTGACCCGTTGCAGCGCCGCTACCTGCCGGTGATCGAGTTCGCCACCCGGCGGCGCTGGCTCACCCTCGGGTTGGGCCTGTTGGTGCTGATCGGCACCTTCGGGCTCTCCACCGGGCTCAAGACCAACTTCCTGGACCAGTCCGGGCAGGACACCCTGAGCTTCTCCCAGGAGATGCCGGTCGGCACCAGCCTGGCGGCCACCGACGCGGCGGCCCGCAAGGTCGAGGAGGTGCTGGCCCGCACGCCGGAGGTGACGACCTACCAGGTCACCGTGGGTGGCGGCGGAATGCCATGGGAGTCCGGCGGCAGCAAGTCGAGCTTCTCACTCGCCCTGACCGAGGACGCCGACGCGGAACAGCTCACCGAGCGGTTGCGGACCGAGCTGACCGCGCTGAATGCCGGCGAGATCAGCTTCGGCGCCGGCGGTGGCGCCGGCATGGGGTCGACCAACCAGGTCGCGGTCGTCGTGCAGGCGTCCGACCCGGAGGTGCTGACCCGGGCGGCCGAGCAGGCGCAGCAGGCGATGGCAGAGACGCCCGACGTGGCGGATGTGAGCACCAACCTGACCGGGAACTCCCCCCGGATCGAGGTCGTGGTGGACCGGGCTGCGGCGGCGAGGGTCGGCATGTCCGAGGCGGCCGTCGGCCAGCTCGTTGCGCAGGTGTTCCGGGGCAGCCCGGTGGGCCGGGTGGTGCTCGACAACGAGCAGCAGGACGTGGTGCTGCGGCTCGGTGCCGGGCCGACCTCGGTCGAGGCGCTGCGGGCGTTGCCGATCGGACCGGTGAAGCTGGACGACATCGCCGAGATTAGCGAGGTCAAGGGCCCTCTGGAGGTCACCCGGATCGACGGCGACCGGAGCGCCACCGTCACCGGTACGGCCACCGGTAGCAACCTGGGCGAGACCACCGAGGCATTGAAGGAGCGGCTGGACAAGCTCGACGTGCCGGGTGCCACCTTCACGCTGGCCGGGGTCAGCGCCGACCAGGAGGAGGCCTTCGCCGACCTGGGGCTGGCCGTACTCGCCGCCATCGCGATCGTCTTCCTGATCATGGTGGCCACCTTCCGGAGCCTGATCCAGCCGCTGATCCTGCTGGTCTCCATCCCGTTCGCGGCGACCGGTGCGATCGGACTGCTGCTGGCCACCGGCACGCCGCTGGGCGTACCGGCGCTGATCGGCGTGCTGATGCTGGTCGGCATCGTGGTGACCAACGCCATCGTGCTGTTGGACCTGGTCAACCAGTACCGCGACCAGGGCATGGGGGTACGCGAGGCGGTGATCGAGGGCGGTCGGCGACGACTGCGGCCGATCCTGATGACCGCGATCGCGACCATCTTCGCGCTGCTGCCGATGGCCTTCGGGCTGACCGGCGAGGGCGGCTTCATCTCCCAGCCGCTCGCGATCGTCGTGATCGGTGGGCTGATCAGCTCGACGCTGCTGACGCTGGTGCTGGTGCCGACGCTCTACACGATGGTGGAGAACACCAAGGAGCGGATTCGGCGGCGGCGGTCCGGTGGTGGGGCGGGTGACCCGGCCGGACCCGTCGGGACGACCGAGGAACCGGCCGGGGTCGTTTCGTCCACTGTGACCTCGAATGGTGCGCAGGCTCCGGTCGTGGCGTCGGGCGATGGCCCGGATCGGGTGGAGTCACCGGTGTCGGCCGCCACCTCGGCGGAGGCCCGACCGGCACCCTCCGGTGCGCTGGTCGACGGAACGGACCAGTTCGAGGTGCTGCGTCTGCCAAAGAGTCGCAGGTCACCGTTGCCTCCTTCGGAGTAG
- a CDS encoding IS30 family transposase translates to MFEIRKDRAPQGRKKLHAERQAYLDLVAQGVGTAQACRIVGVNRRTGHRWRHGRKSRAGQEAQPPARPGTSSGRFLSVDDRILIADLRREGRSLRSIAAEVGRDPSTISRELRRNAHPGTGDYRPHAAQARAEQRRPRPKTGKLAANPRLRQAVQDGLDRKWSPEQIVQRLRRDFPDQPGMHVTHETIYQALYVQGRGELRRELTRALRTGRAVRRPRRQPGQRQPRFTAPMVMISDRPAEADDRAVPGHWEGDLIIGKDSASAIGTLVERATRYVLLVHLGRGRTAERVRDALQATVATLPAHLKRSLTWDQGTEMALHHQFSTAADIPVYFCDPHSPWQRGSNENTNGLLRQYFPKGTDLAVHAPEHLAAVAAELNGRPRKTLGWDTPAERIAKLLTEAS, encoded by the coding sequence GTGTTCGAGATCCGTAAGGACCGGGCGCCTCAGGGCCGGAAGAAGTTGCATGCTGAGCGTCAGGCTTATCTTGATCTTGTGGCGCAGGGTGTAGGTACCGCACAGGCGTGTCGGATCGTCGGGGTCAACCGGCGTACTGGCCATCGTTGGCGGCACGGGCGGAAGTCCCGGGCCGGGCAGGAGGCGCAACCTCCTGCCCGGCCCGGGACTTCCTCCGGTCGGTTTCTGTCCGTGGACGACCGGATCCTGATCGCTGACCTGCGGCGCGAGGGCAGGTCGCTTCGGTCGATCGCAGCCGAGGTGGGGCGGGATCCGTCCACGATCAGCCGTGAACTGCGCCGTAATGCCCATCCCGGGACAGGGGACTACCGCCCTCACGCGGCTCAGGCACGGGCCGAACAGCGGCGCCCACGGCCGAAGACGGGCAAGCTCGCCGCGAACCCGCGGCTACGCCAGGCAGTGCAGGACGGCTTGGACCGTAAGTGGAGCCCGGAACAGATCGTGCAACGGTTGCGGCGAGACTTCCCCGACCAGCCAGGGATGCACGTGACCCACGAAACGATCTACCAGGCGCTCTACGTGCAGGGACGCGGTGAGCTACGCCGCGAGCTGACTCGGGCGCTGCGTACCGGCCGCGCGGTCCGCCGCCCGCGCCGCCAACCCGGACAACGTCAGCCTCGCTTCACCGCGCCCATGGTGATGATCAGCGACCGGCCCGCCGAAGCCGACGACCGGGCCGTGCCCGGCCACTGGGAAGGCGACCTCATCATCGGTAAGGACAGCGCCTCGGCCATCGGCACCCTGGTGGAACGCGCTACCCGCTACGTCCTGTTGGTGCACCTGGGTCGCGGTCGTACCGCTGAGCGTGTCCGTGACGCGCTGCAGGCCACCGTCGCCACCCTGCCGGCCCACCTCAAACGATCCCTGACCTGGGACCAAGGCACCGAAATGGCCCTGCACCACCAGTTCAGCACCGCTGCGGACATTCCCGTCTACTTCTGTGATCCACACTCGCCCTGGCAACGCGGCTCCAACGAGAACACCAACGGTCTGCTTCGCCAGTACTTCCCCAAAGGCACCGACCTCGCCGTCCACGCCCCGGAGCACCTCGCCGCCGTCGCCGCCGAACTCAACGGCCGACCACGCAAAACACTCGGCTGGGACACCCCAGCCGAGCGCATCGCTAAGCTTCTGACCGAAGCCAGTTGA
- a CDS encoding RNA-guided endonuclease TnpB family protein, with the protein MIEDLTVRNMVRNHTLARAISDAAWRQFRTLLEYKADWYGRNLVVVDRWFPSSKLCSTCGARAERMPLDVRSWTCRCGSVHDRDVNAARNILAEGLSVTACGAGVRPQRAHARTRQSVSKQENPRAAKGIPAR; encoded by the coding sequence GTGATCGAGGACCTGACCGTGCGCAACATGGTCAGAAACCACACCCTCGCAAGGGCGATCAGCGACGCGGCCTGGCGACAGTTTCGCACTCTGCTCGAATACAAAGCCGACTGGTACGGCCGGAACCTGGTCGTGGTGGACCGATGGTTCCCGTCGTCGAAACTGTGCTCGACGTGTGGTGCGCGCGCTGAACGGATGCCGCTTGACGTACGGTCGTGGACCTGCCGATGCGGCAGCGTCCATGATCGGGATGTCAACGCGGCCCGCAACATTCTGGCGGAGGGGCTCTCCGTTACCGCCTGTGGAGCCGGTGTAAGACCCCAACGGGCGCACGCCCGAACGAGGCAGTCGGTGTCGAAGCAGGAAAACCCAAGGGCGGCCAAGGGAATCCCCGCCCGTTAA
- the thrC gene encoding threonine synthase: MWRGLIEAYRDRLPVTESTPVVTLNEGNTPLLPAPALSSRIGADVYLKVEGANPTGSFKDRGMTLAVSKAIEAGNKAIICASTGNTSASAAAYAARAGITCAVLVPQGKIALGKLAQALVHGAKLLQVSGNFDDCLALASKLSVDYPVALVNSVNIDRLHGQKTAAFEIVEALGDAPDIHCLPVGNAGNIAAYWLGYQEDAAAGNAGKTPKMYGFQAAGAAPIVNGAAVREPSTIATAIRIGNPASWTKALDARDASGGLIAAVTDREILSAYRLLARQVGVFVELGSAASVAGLLQQAEAGRVPRGSTVVCTVTGHGLKDPEWAISTAPAPTTIKNDVLAAARALDLA; encoded by the coding sequence ATGTGGCGTGGTTTGATCGAGGCGTACCGGGATCGGCTGCCGGTCACCGAGTCCACGCCGGTCGTCACGCTGAACGAGGGGAACACGCCGCTGCTGCCGGCCCCCGCGCTCTCCTCGCGGATCGGTGCTGACGTCTACCTCAAGGTGGAGGGGGCCAACCCGACCGGGTCGTTCAAGGACCGGGGGATGACCCTGGCGGTCTCCAAGGCGATCGAGGCCGGCAACAAGGCAATTATCTGCGCGTCCACCGGCAACACCAGCGCCTCGGCCGCCGCGTACGCGGCCCGGGCCGGGATCACCTGTGCGGTCCTGGTACCGCAGGGCAAGATCGCGCTGGGCAAGCTGGCCCAGGCCCTGGTGCACGGGGCGAAGCTGTTGCAGGTCAGCGGTAACTTCGACGACTGCCTGGCGCTGGCCTCCAAGCTTTCTGTGGACTACCCGGTGGCGTTGGTCAACTCGGTCAACATCGACCGGTTGCACGGTCAGAAGACCGCAGCGTTCGAGATCGTCGAGGCGCTGGGCGACGCCCCGGACATCCACTGCCTGCCGGTCGGCAACGCCGGCAACATCGCCGCGTACTGGCTGGGCTACCAGGAGGACGCGGCGGCGGGCAACGCCGGGAAGACCCCGAAGATGTACGGCTTCCAGGCGGCCGGGGCCGCGCCGATCGTCAACGGCGCGGCGGTACGGGAGCCGTCCACGATCGCCACCGCGATCCGGATCGGCAACCCGGCGAGCTGGACCAAGGCACTGGATGCGCGGGACGCCTCGGGCGGGCTGATCGCGGCCGTGACCGACCGGGAGATCCTCAGCGCGTACCGGCTGTTGGCCCGGCAGGTCGGCGTCTTCGTGGAGTTGGGCAGCGCGGCCAGCGTGGCCGGCCTGTTGCAGCAGGCCGAGGCGGGCCGGGTGCCGCGTGGCTCGACCGTGGTCTGCACCGTCACCGGGCACGGCCTCAAGGATCCGGAGTGGGCGATCTCCACCGCACCCGCGCCGACCACCATCAAGAACGACGTACTGGCCGCCGCCCGCGCACTCGACCTCGCCTGA
- a CDS encoding polysaccharide deacetylase family protein has translation MVSVEGREQTGRGWVPAPRRPEPGDGRPVEAGPVETGSGEAGPGGNTRRRTILRRAALVAAGAGVGAVAFAEAAHVVDRKLPIRGGAAGATVASRDRHPGAGQVLVTWAGPTDQKLVALTFDDGPRPNWTNTVLDTLQRYDVPATFFLVGRRVRKYASVLTGRMGRHEVGNHTWNHRDMARVDAEEAYRDLSRAHEAIAEVTGQEAALLRPPYGHLGGGAVLAAARMDYRIVLWSLQMLESKFPDDPVGHARHMVEHTEPGSILLAHDVGPQDRLVAIRGLPDMIIGLRARGFEFVTVSQLMAAQAKVHL, from the coding sequence ATGGTGAGCGTCGAGGGTAGGGAACAGACCGGGCGCGGGTGGGTGCCCGCGCCGCGCCGACCCGAGCCGGGGGACGGTCGACCGGTCGAGGCCGGACCGGTCGAAACCGGATCAGGCGAGGCCGGACCGGGCGGTAACACCCGTCGCCGAACCATATTGCGGCGGGCCGCGCTGGTGGCGGCGGGCGCGGGGGTGGGGGCGGTGGCGTTTGCCGAGGCGGCCCACGTCGTCGACCGTAAGCTGCCGATCCGGGGCGGTGCCGCAGGGGCGACGGTGGCCAGCCGGGACCGGCATCCGGGCGCGGGGCAGGTGCTGGTCACCTGGGCGGGGCCGACCGACCAGAAGTTGGTGGCACTGACCTTCGACGACGGTCCCCGTCCGAATTGGACGAACACGGTGCTGGACACCCTCCAGCGGTACGACGTGCCGGCCACCTTCTTCCTCGTGGGCCGGCGGGTACGCAAGTACGCGTCGGTGCTGACCGGCCGGATGGGCCGGCACGAGGTGGGCAACCACACCTGGAACCACCGGGACATGGCTCGGGTCGACGCCGAGGAGGCGTACCGGGACCTGTCCCGCGCGCACGAGGCGATCGCCGAGGTGACCGGACAGGAGGCGGCTCTGCTCCGGCCGCCGTACGGACACCTGGGCGGTGGAGCGGTGCTGGCGGCGGCGCGGATGGACTACCGGATCGTGCTGTGGTCGTTGCAGATGCTGGAGTCGAAGTTCCCGGACGATCCGGTCGGGCACGCCCGGCACATGGTGGAGCACACCGAGCCGGGTTCGATCCTGCTCGCGCACGATGTCGGGCCGCAGGACCGGCTGGTCGCGATCCGGGGACTACCCGACATGATCATCGGTTTGCGGGCCCGAGGTTTCGAGTTCGTGACCGTGTCCCAGTTGATGGCAGCGCAGGCCAAGGTTCATCTCTGA